Proteins found in one Pontibacter sp. SGAir0037 genomic segment:
- a CDS encoding LamG domain-containing protein, with product MPEAKANLLGVEEGPGEQQLQELFRLNFNSGFTADAAGAKQPVNSRQQPTLVEGVDGKAAFFSSGQVLQYASGKNLNKSEGSISMWVKIQEKEGGASGGPLTLLSEDGPGAAGNNSFKIEMFPGRLIRFSLKDPKDSYIYYHKIGDWHASEWHHLAVTWHAKKGALIYVDGKPSSIGWMPQWTPKTYPHFFIGAANAQGEQACHTTIDDFIIYNRALTEDEARAMFLKYGDFSADISFKDPFLRASEAGAATMVLSNAGEESISLKQLKFTISDKDGNVVQQKALQDQAIGKLNHSVLKVPVTLTSPGAYTFTLYYHENNKEKKVSAPVQVLAKRDQAKQQAASQILITEVNAAEQKPVGEAGSTVVVSSPIGAYREAGAKVHNRFALDFEVEELDAPHVAVITYPDDKPRSMEIMLQHFNSTIDFQSHTGVVTGEEYPVSGKMKEFRIVFWPRSKRQAFIFMTTENNYPAAVKDIKVYKINDFKVASQAARFNGSVPARSSGLYYEDPVLFHNFGTGRDLEGFTKATDRLLEYMQSFGQTEFEYPLAWYAGPLYGTAVEPFQPDIDGAQGGQRPHPDGYPAYLLKRLGEQNMKFTAGLHIHTLPSLNKYALADTSRINRGEETVININKDGKLWYGYWHGADPNYNAADPRVMASVDAIVQEVCERYAHEPAFDGISLVMARPKLFTFGSLASGYNDSNLQRFQEEAQLKIPIYKPGDPKRFENSYKWLMNNPEAKKAWIDWRCKVLYQHYAAMSKKMAAYRPDLKLKLNVFVHLTNNQRLADYLTEPPVEVMREMGIDPALYKDHPTIVLNHTYVPADLRWKRSHYPPANHEVNRTVMTAPEVVASMQDMSNMRVTIHDRYWEDAIGKEQPLPGLKAIGVNEMVWRASTLNAAGYHSLEPYVFALNHLDATSIVKGGYVVGTYGMEEELLRFSEALQALPAVKFENVAGIADPVRVRQQMVDGKLYFYVLNTLPEPVEIKLKLAKSDKLLEPVVQKTRKKSKTLTLALQPYDLRVFESTFIDQKVVSGESKLSKVWLEQLHSSLESLEKVAQEKHMQEGKSAPYLSLAKQCWENKHYARLYFLLQEDWAKDIERRAAAATSSLNEN from the coding sequence TTGCCTGAAGCTAAGGCAAATCTTTTAGGGGTAGAAGAGGGCCCAGGTGAGCAGCAACTGCAGGAATTATTCCGGTTGAATTTCAACTCTGGATTTACGGCAGATGCTGCGGGGGCTAAACAGCCTGTGAATAGCAGGCAACAGCCAACATTAGTAGAGGGAGTAGATGGAAAAGCCGCATTTTTCTCTTCAGGGCAGGTGCTGCAGTATGCATCGGGAAAGAACCTGAATAAATCAGAAGGTTCTATTTCCATGTGGGTGAAAATTCAGGAAAAAGAGGGGGGCGCATCAGGCGGTCCCCTTACCTTATTAAGTGAGGATGGTCCAGGTGCAGCCGGCAACAATAGCTTTAAAATAGAAATGTTCCCGGGCCGACTTATTCGTTTTAGTCTGAAAGACCCAAAGGACTCCTATATCTACTACCATAAGATTGGTGACTGGCACGCAAGTGAATGGCATCATCTGGCAGTAACCTGGCATGCTAAAAAAGGGGCACTCATTTATGTGGATGGCAAGCCTTCGTCTATTGGCTGGATGCCGCAATGGACTCCGAAAACGTACCCTCATTTTTTTATTGGGGCTGCAAATGCGCAGGGAGAACAAGCCTGCCATACAACAATAGATGATTTTATCATTTATAACCGAGCCTTAACAGAAGATGAAGCAAGAGCAATGTTCCTGAAATACGGTGACTTCTCAGCTGATATTTCCTTTAAGGATCCTTTCCTTAGGGCATCAGAAGCAGGTGCTGCTACCATGGTATTAAGTAATGCAGGAGAAGAAAGCATCAGTTTAAAGCAGCTGAAATTTACAATTTCTGATAAAGACGGTAACGTAGTGCAGCAAAAGGCACTGCAAGACCAGGCAATCGGGAAATTGAACCACAGCGTTTTGAAAGTACCTGTTACCCTTACTTCACCAGGTGCCTATACCTTTACCCTATACTACCACGAAAACAACAAAGAAAAGAAAGTCTCAGCCCCGGTGCAGGTGCTGGCAAAACGTGATCAGGCAAAGCAGCAGGCTGCCAGTCAAATCTTAATTACTGAGGTAAATGCTGCAGAACAAAAGCCTGTTGGCGAGGCAGGCAGCACCGTGGTGGTTTCTTCGCCAATAGGCGCTTATCGTGAGGCAGGAGCTAAAGTACACAATCGTTTTGCCCTCGATTTTGAGGTAGAAGAGCTGGACGCACCGCACGTAGCTGTTATTACCTATCCGGATGATAAGCCCCGATCCATGGAGATTATGTTGCAGCATTTTAACAGCACCATCGATTTTCAGTCGCATACAGGTGTTGTAACCGGAGAGGAATATCCAGTTTCTGGTAAAATGAAGGAGTTCAGAATTGTATTCTGGCCCCGCTCCAAACGGCAGGCCTTTATTTTTATGACAACAGAAAATAACTACCCGGCTGCTGTTAAGGATATCAAAGTTTATAAGATAAATGATTTTAAAGTTGCCTCACAGGCAGCCAGATTTAACGGAAGCGTACCTGCCCGCAGCAGTGGCTTGTACTACGAAGACCCGGTGCTTTTCCATAATTTTGGTACTGGCCGCGATCTGGAAGGTTTTACGAAGGCAACAGATCGCTTGCTCGAGTACATGCAGTCTTTTGGGCAGACAGAGTTTGAATATCCGCTGGCCTGGTATGCCGGCCCTTTGTACGGAACGGCTGTTGAGCCTTTCCAACCGGATATTGACGGAGCGCAGGGAGGGCAGCGCCCGCACCCTGACGGTTATCCTGCTTACCTGCTGAAGCGCCTGGGAGAGCAGAATATGAAATTTACGGCAGGCCTGCACATTCACACGCTGCCAAGCCTAAATAAATATGCGCTGGCAGATACTTCCAGGATTAACAGGGGAGAAGAAACTGTTATCAATATCAACAAAGATGGTAAATTATGGTATGGCTACTGGCATGGGGCAGACCCCAATTATAATGCCGCCGATCCAAGAGTGATGGCCTCAGTAGATGCAATTGTGCAGGAAGTTTGCGAACGTTATGCCCACGAACCAGCTTTTGATGGCATATCTTTAGTTATGGCCCGACCAAAGCTATTTACATTTGGCTCGCTTGCTTCCGGTTATAATGATTCTAACCTGCAACGGTTCCAGGAGGAGGCGCAGCTAAAGATCCCGATTTACAAGCCTGGGGATCCGAAGCGTTTTGAGAACAGTTATAAATGGCTGATGAATAACCCGGAAGCCAAAAAAGCCTGGATAGACTGGCGCTGTAAGGTATTGTATCAGCATTATGCTGCTATGAGCAAAAAGATGGCTGCTTACCGTCCTGACCTTAAGCTTAAACTAAATGTTTTTGTGCATCTCACTAATAACCAACGACTGGCCGATTACCTGACAGAGCCGCCGGTTGAGGTGATGCGTGAAATGGGGATTGACCCGGCTCTTTACAAAGATCATCCTACTATTGTGTTGAATCATACATATGTGCCGGCAGATCTCAGGTGGAAGCGCTCTCATTATCCGCCTGCTAATCATGAAGTGAACCGTACTGTTATGACGGCACCAGAAGTAGTGGCCTCTATGCAGGATATGTCGAATATGCGGGTAACCATTCACGACCGTTACTGGGAAGATGCCATCGGCAAGGAACAACCACTGCCAGGTTTAAAAGCCATAGGTGTAAACGAAATGGTTTGGCGTGCCTCCACTCTGAATGCTGCAGGTTACCACAGCCTGGAGCCCTATGTGTTTGCATTAAATCATCTTGATGCAACCAGTATTGTAAAAGGGGGCTACGTGGTAGGAACTTATGGTATGGAGGAAGAGCTTCTCCGTTTCTCTGAAGCCTTACAGGCATTACCAGCTGTGAAATTCGAAAATGTGGCAGGTATAGCGGATCCGGTGCGGGTAAGGCAGCAAATGGTAGATGGTAAACTATACTTTTATGTTCTGAACACTCTGCCTGAGCCAGTCGAAATTAAATTAAAGCTGGCAAAATCAGACAAACTGCTGGAGCCTGTTGTGCAAAAGACCCGCAAAAAATCCAAAACTTTAACCTTAGCGCTGCAGCCTTACGACCTGCGTGTTTTCGAAAGTACTTTTATTGATCAGAAAGTTGTTTCCGGAGAAAGTAAACTCTCAAAAGTGTGGCTGGAACAGCTGCATAGTTCGCTGGAAAGCCTGGAGAAGGTAGCGCAGGAGAAGCACATGCAGGAAGGGAAGTCTGCTCCTTATCTATCATTAGCCAAGCAGTGTTGGGAAAATAAACACTATGCCAGGTTATACTTCCTCTTGCAAGAAGACTGGGCCAAAGATATTGAAAGGAGGGCAGCAGCAGCTACATCTTCTTTAAATGAAAATTAA